In Raphanus sativus cultivar WK10039 chromosome 5, ASM80110v3, whole genome shotgun sequence, the following proteins share a genomic window:
- the LOC108862360 gene encoding F-box/LRR-repeat protein 17, which produces MQPQPHIPPATANAAISAALKSQRARKNRGSYSCGRCGQPKKGHVCNLPPLDVPSTPAAPEPVTSVAAAASSTRSTVVSLSSAPLRQSFPNLRRALSFDDDAADAPDPTDLDDLDAEIVQPGRFHAAGLWEVLKRLPPSGLMMAARVCRGWRETARKMWRAAEELRIRVPKRAQIGYVGSLLQKCPGLVTLTLRLESDFDATTLACIAFSCPNLEVLEILTCGAAVNRISGDELGRFVSNKRGLTSLKMEGCSNLGGFSLTSTSLSTLWLADLHSLSKMIFNCPNLIEISLAFSLQEDDSTDLVTMVDGLGRTCTRLQNIHIASMKLSHTVVLALTAVNFRCLRMLSLVLGIDITDASVDAISSSYTNLELLDLSGSSITDTGLGMICDVLPDTLSKLLVALCPNITSSGIQFATAQLPLLELMDCGMTVSDPNSDNPSTPQKTSGYNQKMFIKHKRLKKLSLWGCSSLDALFLNCPELKDLNLNSCSNLQPESLVIQCPKLEFVYASECQNLLTVAIRKQVSENSAAGENHMLRKRLADGSKRIQALPSLYQETREDDEYYPAKKKRKIEREVCAIIH; this is translated from the exons ATGCAGCCTCAGCCGCACatccctcccgcaaccgccaaCGCAGCGATCTCAGCCGCGCTCAAATCCCAACGAGCGAGAAAAAACCGCGGGAGTTACAGCTGCGGGCGATGCGGCCAACCGAAGAAAGGCCACGTCTGCAATCTCCCCCCTCTCGACGTCCCCAGCACCCCGGCGGCTCCAGAGCCGGTGACCTCCGTCGCCGCCGCGGCTTCCTCCACCCGATCCACCGTCGTCTCCCTGTCCTCCGCGCCGCTGCGCCAGTCCTTCCCCAACCTCCGCCGCGCGCTGTCTTTCGACGATGACGCTGCGGACGCGCCCGATCCGACGGATCTGGACGATCTGGACGCGGAGATCGTCCAGCCGGGGAGGTTTCACGCGGCGGGGCTGTGGGAGGTGCTCAAGAGGCTGCCTCCGTCTGGGCTGATGATGGCGGCTAGGGTTTGTAGAGGGTGGAGAGAGACCGCGAGGAAGATGTGGAGAGCGGCGGAGGAGCTGAGGATTAGGGTTCCGAAGAGGGCTCAGATTGGTTACGTTGGATCGTTGCTGCAGAAGTGTCCTGGACTTGTTACGCTGACTCTTAGACTCGAGAG TGATTTTGACGCGACAACTCTGGCATGCATTGCTTTCTCTTGTCCCAATCTGGAGGTTTTGGAGATTTTAACTTGTGGTGCAGCTGTCAATAGGATTTCTGG GGATGAGCTGGGTCGCTTTGTTTCTAATAAACGTGGACTTACAAGCCTTAAGATGGAAGGGTGTTCCAACTTGGGAGGATTTTCCCTTACTTCAACAAGCCTCTCTACTCTCTGGCTTGCAGATCTTCATTCTCTCTCGAAGATG ATCTTCAACTGTCCAAATCTGATAGAAATATCACTTGCGTTTTCTCTCCAAGAAGACGATTCAACTGATCTCGTAACAATGGTTGATGGTTTGGGAAGGACTTGCACTAGATTGCAGAACATTCACATTGCCTCTATGAAGCTTTCACATACTGTTGTACTTGCTCTTACTGCTGTGAATTTCAG GTGTTTGAGAATGCTGTCGCTAGTTCTTGGAATAGATATCACCGATGCGTCTGTAGATGCCATTTCCTCTAGTTACACAAACCTTGAGCTGCTTGATTTGAGTGG TTCCAGCATTACTGATACTGGCCTCGGGATGATCTGCGATGTTTTACCTGATACACTCTCAAAATTACTTGTTGCTCTTTGTCCCAACATTACATCAA GTGGCATTCAGTTTGCTACTGCTCAACTGCCACTTCTTGAGCTGATGGACTGTGGCATGACTGTATCTGATCCCAATTCAGATAATCCGTCGACTCCACAAAAGACATCAGGCTACAATCAGAAGatgtttattaaacataaacGGTTGAAGAAACTCAGTTTGTGGGGATGCTCCAGTTTGGAT GCTTTGTTCCTAAACTGCCCAGAGCTCAAAGACTTGAATTTGAACTCATGCAGCAATTTGCAACCTGAGAGTTTGGTGATCCAGTGTCCAAAGTTAGAATTTGTGTATGCATCAGAGTGTCAAAACCTATTAACAGTAGCTATCCGAAAACAG GTTTCTGAGAACTCCGCAGCTGGTGAAAACCATATGCTTCGGAAACGCTTGGCTGATGGGTCGAAAAGGATTCAGGCTCTACCTTCGTTATATCAAGAG
- the LOC108863218 gene encoding glutathione reductase, chloroplastic — MASTPKLTTTISSSPSLQILCRKLPISISNLPPSSTSRSLPKTLSYLSSLRPRLALVSNHRYSPSRRFSVRSQNDNGADSDRHYDFDLFTIGAGSGGVRASRFATSYGASAAVCELPFSTISSDTAGGVGGTCVLRGCVPKKLLVYASKYTHEFEDSHGFGWKYDTEPSHDWSTLIANKNAELQRLTGIYQNILNNANVKLIEGRGKVIDPHTVDVDGKIYTSRNILIAVGGRPFIPDIPGREFAIDSDAALDLPSKPEKIAIVGGGYIALEFAGIFNGLNSEVHVFIRQKKVLRGFDEDVRDFVGEQMSLRGIEFHTEESPEAIIKAGDGSFSLKTTKGTVDGFSHVMFATGRKPNTKNLGLENVGVKLAKNGAIEVDEYSRTSVPSIYAVGDVTDRINLTPVALMEGMALAKTLFQNDPTKPDYRAVPCAVFSQPPIGTVGLTEEQAIEQYGDIDVFTSNFKPLKATLSGLPDRVFMKLIVCANTNKVVGVHMCGDDSPEIIQGFGVAVKAGLTKADFDATVGVHPTAAEEFVTMRTPTRKIRRDSSEGKASLEAKTAV; from the exons ATGGCTTCGACTCCGAAGCTGACTACTACAATCTCATCTTCCCCATCCCTTCAAATTCTCTGCAGAAAACTCCCGATCTCAATCAGCAACCTACCACCATCTTCAACCTCTCGTTCCCTCCCTAAAACCTTATCCTATCTCTCCTCTCTCCGTCCCCGTCTCGCCTTAGTCTCAAACCACCGGTATTCACCTTCCCGCCGGTTCTCCGTCCGTTCCCAGAACGACAACGGAGCAGACTCGGACCGCCACTACGACTTCGATCTCTTCACTATCGGCGCCGGAAGCGGCGGCGTCCGCGCCTCCCGCTTCGCCACGAGCTACGGAGCTTCCGCCGCCGTCTGCGAGCTTCCTTTCTCCACCATCTCTTCCGATACTGCCGGAGGCGTCGGAGGAAC ATGTGTGCTTAGAGGATGTGTACCAAAGAAGTTACTAGTGTACGCATCCAAATACACTCACGAGTTCGAAGACAGTCACGGCTTTGGTTGGAAGTACGACACCGAGCCTTCTCATGATTGGAGCACATTGATTGCCAACAAGAACGCCGAGCTGCAGCGTCTGACTGGTATTTACCAGAATATACTCAACAATGCTAATGTCAAGTTGATCGAAGGTCGTGGaaag GTTATAGACCCACACACTGTTGATGTAGATGGGAAAATCTACACTTCGAGGAATATTCTGATTGCAGTTGGTGGGCGTCCCTTCATTCCCGACATTCCGGGAAGAGAGTTTGCTATTGATTCGGATGCAGCTCTTGATCTGCCTTCCAAGCCCGAGAAGATTGCAATCGTTGGTGGTGGCTACATTGCCCTGGAGTTTGCAGGCATCTTTAATGGGCTGAACAGTGAAGTTCATGTGTTTATAAGGCAAAAGAAGGTTCTGAGGGGGTTTGATGAAGAC gTTAGGGATTTTGTTGGAGAGCAGATGTCTTTAAGAGGCATTGAGTTCCACACAGAGGAATCCCCTGAAGCCATCATCAAAGCTGGTGATGGCTCGTTTTCTCTGAAGACCACCAAGGGAACTGTCGATGGGTTTTCGCATGTTATGTTTGCAACTGGTCGCAAGCCTAATACAAAG AACTTAGGTTTGGAGAATGTTGGCGTAAAACTGGCGAAAAATGGAGCAATAGAG GTTGATGAATATTCAAGGACATCTGTTCCTTCCATCTATGCTGTTGGGGACGTCACTGACCGTATCAATCTGACTCCAGTCGCCTTGATGGAGGGAATGGCATTGGCGAAAACCTTGTTCCAAAATGATCCAACAAAGCCTGATTATAG AGCTGTCCCCTGCGCCGTTTTCTCCCAGCCACCTATTGGAACAGTTGGTCTAACCGAAGAGCAG GCCATAGAACAGTATGGAGACATCGATGTTTTCACATCAAACTTTAAGCCGTTAAAGGCGACGCTTTCAGGACTTCCAGACCGTGTGTTTATGAAGCTCATCGTCTGTGCAAATACCAATAAAGTTGTAGGCGTTCACATGTGTGGAGATGATTCACCCGAAATCATCCAG GGATTTGGAGTTGCAGTAAAGGCTGGGTTAACTAAGGCTGATTTTGACGCTACAGTGGGTGTTCACCCCACAGCAGCTGAGGAGTTTGTTACTATGAGGACTCCAACCAGGAAAATCCGCAGAGACTCCTctgag GGAAAGGCAAGTCTTGAAGCTAAAACAGCTGTCTAG